GAACTGCTGGGACGTATTCACGTTGCAAATACATAACCAAGGTAACCatgaagttatgtatgtattttttgttttcatcatCATGGGAAATCTACTTAACTAAGAATTTTTATGGTAGGTCTGTGAAGTGTATCAAGCCGCAGTAGGCGAGCGTTGGACTAAGACCTTataccctctcagtagtaaaggagacaTCCCAGTAGTGGGATAGTTTTTAATACagggattatattattatactagaaatatatacattataaggACCTGGTACGGGAACTGGCCGACGGAAGAAGCCGAACCACCGACAATTCTGGATTGAGCAATTTCTTCCTCTTCCGCCCGGCGGATTTCTTCTGCGCGAGGGATTCCGTATTTTGTCAGGTATCCATAAGCAGTGATATCCTCCAGTTGCTCTTCGAAGTTGAAACTCCTGCCGTAGGCAAGAGAAGCGCAAGCCAGGAGGGTCACTACTGCCAGTTTCATTTTGCCGGTTGCCAACACTGTTTGTTGAAATATCGGTAGATTTCGAATATTTATACTACGGTAACGATATAAATGTTGTAGATTATACTGATAATAGAAATTAATCCGTGTTTAAGGGGAGGCAATGTAATGAATCTAAATTGGTTAATTCATAACATGAATgtggaagttttttttatatttgttctgTTTGTAACATGAACACTACACTTGTTAATAAATTGGTTTCCATATTTACCACTAGTAGGTGATAGTATTACAGATGACTTGCGGATCACCCACTACTCGTCTAAGGAGCAGATCATTACGCATCGAACACGGACACTGCGGTCATTTTcgttaaaatgatttaattttttgcttttttgtgttagtaaaaaaaattaaaccgccttcaaaaaccactcaaaaccaaaaaataatttcacataacaggtatatactggatacaaattttggagtcggtgcctaattaaaattgctagtttagctagataaatacatgaacaaatatacggAAACAACACGATTTTGCTAATGCagtgaaatttattttcttacttgTTTATTGTACGCCGCCAtctatatttacatttgtttgtgtccatccaaaggttgtctggaagaaaacgcttttagcgataagaccgtcCATTGTGTAACCGTGTCTTATATATGTTTTCTTCTAcgtttttctgtatgttttattGATTGTGCAATAAAAAGttctattattactattaacctATGTCAattgaagaataaaataaaaacggtgATAAAGTAAATCACATGTTGATAAACTAAACTATCAAAAATTCTTTAAAGAATGCATGACTGTACAGTATACACTTTAGTTTCAGTATGATTTTATccatattatgtttttgaagtttacttttttttacctTGTATATCTTCATTCTGGAATCATctttaaaatgtctttttatttGCCCGTATTTATATGATACCTATGTTCTACTAAAAatgcttataatttatgttatgaaGTACACTGTAAATTCCCTAACACGTCATACTAGAATAAGTGCCACTTGATACAGTATAAATATGTCAAAACGTTTGCAATTTTCTCTAGTTTACGAATCCGTCGAAATGACGCCTTTTGCAGTAATTCTGCTCCTCGTGGGCTTCACTTGCGCAAATAGCGTTTATGAAAATACTGCGTATGGGTACCTGCAAAGATATGGCGTCCCAGCAGCGGAAAGGATTCGGAAAGCTGAAGAAAACGTGGCGACCTCGAGGATTGTTGGTGGTAGTCTCGCTCCAACCGGACAATTTAAATATCAGGTCAGTTtacattagtaaaaaaaaaaaacttataaaaacaaaatcgttttatgaagtttcatgatatttaactttcattaatatttagtaaACGGGTAGCCTGACATCCAATTAGTACATTCACGGCTATAATAATTAACAGCGTTAAATCTCAGACCATAAtaagatttacataaaaattgaCAATAACTCAtgtgttttaaatcaaaaactCACATCACTTcctatttcaatatattaataaacgtaattaatatttgttttgtgtgCTACGATATagcttcaaaaatatatatattatttatatgtaaatttcagGCTGGCCTGCTTATTTCAATGGTTGGTTCTAATGGCACCGGCGTCTGTGGCGCTTCGCTTTTAAGTGCCAACCGACTCGTCACTGCTGCCCACTGCTGGTATGATGGTGTCAACCAAGCCCGGCTTTATGTCGTAGTGCTTGGAACTGTCACTTTATTCTCTGGTGGCACTAGGATTGCTACCGGCAATGTCACTACGCATCCGAACTGGATTCCACGATACCTTCGTAATGATATCGCTGTTATTTATCTGCCTCGAAAGGTAACTTTTTCAagtaagtaaaaatttaaattattttattattataaatatatggaGCCAAACTAGCAAGCGCGGCGTCAGACGGAGGATTATGGAGTTAGCTAGATGCGGGCTGCTTctaatagggcgatctggaaatcgttgggggaggcccatgttcagcagtggacatcctgcggctgatgatgatgatgaaatataaaatcgCAAAGTATCATTACATTTAAataggtttatattttttccttttattttgaattactataattaggtataattacttataatttgtgtttagtgtgagttaccgcaataaacgtattttctttctttcttctttagaAGTCTGTAGAGTACAGTGCAATATCATTACTGTTTATGGTAGACATATCGCCACGTGACGTCATTGAATTTGTAAACAAGAAGTACATCATTTAACATAAGTTACAGGAAGTCGCTGGAAACAGGCTCCATACAGATCGCTTTAAAAATGGTAGTGAGAAGTCCATGTTCAGCAAAGAACAGACTCGGCCTTTGAAGATGATGAAACTTGTATTTTTAGTACGTCTAACCAGATATGAACGTATAATTTACTAATTACGTATTTGTTGTAGGTAACATTGGCCCTGTTGCTCTGCCTTCTGGGTCAGAGCTTCGTGAAGACTTCATGGGCTCCATCGCCATGGCCTCTGGCTTCGGAATGACTTCTGACGGTTAGTAAACtagaacacatttttttattcaagcacAGCAAACTGACCCccgcatctgatggtaagtgaagaagggtccagatagagtgtgaTTCACGAGAGATCAATGcagtcagtcgacacaattatgccgttcTGTTTTAAAGGCACTAAAGTTTTCTATCTGTCTAGTCTGAGTGACAgggttgttaaaaatatatatttacatagttttttattcCCTTTTAGTATTACATTttctataatacatttatttgacgTTTTCAGGTAGTATGATACGTTTAAATCAATCTCTAAGCTACGTTAATTTAACCGTGATATCGAACGAACTGTGTTCGGTCTACTATCCAATACTCGTACAGTCAAGTAACATATGCACTGGCAGCTATCGAGGTTCTGGAGCTTGCCATGGTGATTCAGGTGGCCCATTAGTTACCATTAGCAACAAAAGACCCGTATTGGTAAGTAATTTTTTCCAGGCTtgccaaaatattatgtattttgatgGATACAAACATAAACCTTATCATTGAAGGGTTAGGTAATAATATGCTGTGAGCGAGTCTAGTATTGTCTACGATATCCAATCTCTGATAACTAAGgtggtaatatattttgtcaacataaaccaatatttattgtattaaaaatattaaaatatttgaaaatatttatataaggcCTTCGCGCGAATGTTTGGTTAGATATTTGGTAGTCTATAAAAttaaccaaatttttttttattgccttagtaggtaaATGAGCAAGCGGTttccctgatggtaagcaatctCCTCCGCCAATGGACTAaatgccagaggcacaaccaAGCCTACCTATGTTCATTCTCTTTATGTTAAAGGTTTTTTTctcattactattattattatcacagTTGAATTTGAGACTTGTTAATGGTGTATTTTTTCACATGTGGGATAAGCATTATTGGACTGAACGGACAATACCaagatttacattatttaaaatatttttcagattggTGTGGTGTCATTTGGCTCCGTTCTGGGATGCGAGATTAATTTTCCTTCTGCCTACACTCGTGTCAGCTCATTCATCAGTTTCATCAACCAACATCTTTGAGATGTTAAAATAAACCAGCCAGCCCTCCTAAAGTTAAAACCAACTGTCCCGGTTTGGGGCAACCTGCATTGTGGTGAATGAGAAGACTCCCAACTTAAATACGCGATCTCGACTTCAGCATGTccgtttatgaaaatataacactaatatacaataaagtacttaaaaattaacaaatatgtttatgttatttgttGGTGTTATACCTAAACATGttaatctataattatttttaaaaccaatcaAACATCAAATGATGATTGAATTCCGTAAATGTGTTATTAATAAGAACTATGTTCTTTAAAAACGTCTATTTGATCCTTGAATGTATCATAGCCATAGCGTCGATAGTCTAGTTAGAAGTGGAACGTACTGCTGTAACGAATGTCCGTAAGTTTCCCAatggcacgcacctctgacgtttctaaacTTATGtgggtattttttgtaaattatagcttgctttaaccgtgaaatgaaacatcgttaggaaacctgcattcCGGAAAATCATATCATCatagtctgccaatccgcactaggcgagcgtggtggacttaagcCTAATCCGTCTCTGTAGAAGAGACCGTGACCCAGCAGAGAGAcagtatgtatataatacagggctgatattattataaagttatagagtattaaaaagaaaacaaatatagaCACTTATTGAGATACCAAATTGTCCAAGCAATAATGTGCTTAGGTTTGACAGACATTTTAATAACAGTGTAACAACTGAGGATTAGtaaacttaacatcttatgttttAGGATGACGAGGGCACTACAGTTCCACCTAttcctttgtaatttaaagtccTGCaccttgtttttgttttaagtaaaaaaaaaataaaacctaccaGACAAGCGATGTTCTCGTTGCGTAGTAAtgaataaatcttaaaaaaaaaataacttttgtataaataaaccGCATTCCCAGCATGAATTTATGCTGTATGGTATCTTTAacgttataattttgttaaagtatACTTTTACTAATTTACGTGTTAGGAAATCACGCGTAGGCATTGCGTGTGtgtatactttaaataataaatcgtgTTACCATAGTGAGTAAAATCAAACTGTATGGGAAGCAATAGAACAAATCTCTTTCTTGACTTATTATCAAACGATAATCGAGAATCACTTGAACATTTAGTGACT
The nucleotide sequence above comes from Manduca sexta isolate Smith_Timp_Sample1 chromosome 11, JHU_Msex_v1.0, whole genome shotgun sequence. Encoded proteins:
- the LOC115443562 gene encoding chymotrypsin-1-like, whose translation is MTPFAVILLLVGFTCANSVYENTAYGYLQRYGVPAAERIRKAEENVATSRIVGGSLAPTGQFKYQAGLLISMVGSNGTGVCGASLLSANRLVTAAHCWYDGVNQARLYVVVLGTVTLFSGGTRIATGNVTTHPNWIPRYLRNDIAVIYLPRKVTFSSNIGPVALPSGSELREDFMGSIAMASGFGMTSDGSMIRLNQSLSYVNLTVISNELCSVYYPILVQSSNICTGSYRGSGACHGDSGGPLVTISNKRPVLIGVVSFGSVLGCEINFPSAYTRVSSFISFINQHL